One Ursus arctos isolate Adak ecotype North America unplaced genomic scaffold, UrsArc2.0 scaffold_15, whole genome shotgun sequence genomic region harbors:
- the PDLIM7 gene encoding PDZ and LIM domain protein 7 isoform X12 encodes MESFKVVLEGPAPWGFRLQGGKDFNVPLSISRLTPGGKAAQAGVAVGDWVLSIDGENAGGLTHIEAQNKIRACGERLSLGLSRQPLRPLVPDASKQRLMEDTEDWRPRPGTGQSRSFRILAHLTGTEFMQDPDEEHLKKSSQVPRTEVPAPASATPQEPWPAPAGPTTPSPTSRPPWAVDPAFAERYAPDKTSTVLTRHSQPATPTPLQNRTSIVQAAAGGGTGAGGGNNGKTPVCHHCHKVIRGRYLVALGHAYHPEEFVCSQCGKVLEEGGFFEEKGAIFCPPCYDVRYAPSCAKCKKKITGEIMHALKMTWHVHCFTCAACKTPIRNRAFYMEEGAPYCERDYEKMFGTKCRGCDFKIDAGDRFLEALGFSWHDTCFVCAICQINLEGKTFYSKKDKPLCKSHAFSHV; translated from the exons ATGGAGTCCTTCAAGGTGGTGCTGGAGGGGCCGGCACCTTGGGGCTTTCGGCTGCAGGGAGGCAAGGACTTCAATGTGCCCCTCTCCATCTCCAGG CTCACTCCTGGAGGCAAAGCTGCACAGGCAGGCGTGGCTGTGGGTGACTGGGTGCTGAGCATCGATGGGGAGAATGCAGGGGGCCTCACACACATTGAAGCCCAGAACAAGATTCGTGCCTGCGGGGAACGCCTCAGCCTGGGTCTCAGCAG ACAGCCGCTCCGGCCGCTGGTCCCAGACGCCAGCAAGCAGCGGCTGATGGAGGACACGGAGGACTGGCGGCCTCGGCCCGGGACAGGCCAGTCCCGTTCCTTCCGCATCCTTGCCCACCTCACGGGCACCGAGTTCA TGCAAGACCCGGATGAGGAGCACCTGAAGAAATCAAG ccaggtgcccaggacagaagtcccagccccagcctcagctaCACCCCAGGAACCCTGGCCTG CCCCGGCAGGCCctaccacccccagccccactaGCCGCCCACCCTGGGCTGTGGACCCCGCATTTGCTGAGCGCTACGCCCCGGACAAGACCAGCACAGTGCTGACCCggcacagccagccagccacgCCCACGCCTCTGCAGAACCGCACCTCCATCGTGCAGGCAGCCGCCGGAGGGGGCACAGGAGCAGGTGGTGGCAACAATGGCAAGACTCCTGTGTGCCACCATTGCCACAAGGTCATCCG GGGCCGCTACCTGGTTGCGCTGGGCCATGCATACCACCCCGAGGAATTTGTGTGCAGCCAGTGTGGGAAGGTCCTGGAAGAGGGCGGTTTCTTTGAGGAGAAGGGTGCCATCTTCTGCCCACCCTGCTATGATGTGCGCTATGCACCCAGCTGTGCCAAGTGCAAGAAGAAGATCACAGGC GAGATCATGCACGCCCTAAAGATGACCTGGCACGTGCACTGTTTCACCTGCGCGGCCTGCAAGACGCCCATTCGGAACAGGGCCTTCTACATGGAGGAAGGCGCACCCTACTGCGAGCGAG ACTATGAGAAGATGTTTGGCACGAAATGCCGGGGCTGCGACTTCAAGATCGACGCAGGGGACCGCTTCCTGGAGGCGCTGGGCTTCAGCTGGCACGACACTTGCTTCGTGTGTGCG ATATGCCAGATCAACCTGGAAGGAAAGACTTTCTACTCCAAGAAGGACAAGCCCCTCTGCAAGAGCCACGCCTTCTCCCACGTGTGA
- the PDLIM7 gene encoding PDZ and LIM domain protein 7 isoform X13, which yields MGRMQGASHTLKPRTRFVPAGNASAWVSAGPSWLRANHRRCRPLTSQQPLRPLVPDASKQRLMEDTEDWRPRPGTGQSRSFRILAHLTGTEFMQDPDEEHLKKSRALNGRSCSQVPRTEVPAPASATPQEPWPAPAGPTTPSPTSRPPWAVDPAFAERYAPDKTSTVLTRHSQPATPTPLQNRTSIVQAAAGGGTGAGGGNNGKTPVCHHCHKVIRGRYLVALGHAYHPEEFVCSQCGKVLEEGGFFEEKGAIFCPPCYDVRYAPSCAKCKKKITGEIMHALKMTWHVHCFTCAACKTPIRNRAFYMEEGAPYCERDYEKMFGTKCRGCDFKIDAGDRFLEALGFSWHDTCFVCAICQINLEGKTFYSKKDKPLCKSHAFSHV from the exons ATGGGGAGAATGCAGGGGGCCTCACACACATTGAAGCCCAGAACAAGATTCGTGCCTGCGGGGAACGCCTCAGCCTGGGTCTCAGCAG ggcCCAGCTGGCTCAGAGCAAACCACAGAAG GTGCAGACCCCTGACAAGTCA ACAGCCGCTCCGGCCGCTGGTCCCAGACGCCAGCAAGCAGCGGCTGATGGAGGACACGGAGGACTGGCGGCCTCGGCCCGGGACAGGCCAGTCCCGTTCCTTCCGCATCCTTGCCCACCTCACGGGCACCGAGTTCA TGCAAGACCCGGATGAGGAGCACCTGAAGAAATCAAG GGCCTTGAATGGCAGATCTtgcagccaggtgcccaggacagaagtcccagccccagcctcagctaCACCCCAGGAACCCTGGCCTG CCCCGGCAGGCCctaccacccccagccccactaGCCGCCCACCCTGGGCTGTGGACCCCGCATTTGCTGAGCGCTACGCCCCGGACAAGACCAGCACAGTGCTGACCCggcacagccagccagccacgCCCACGCCTCTGCAGAACCGCACCTCCATCGTGCAGGCAGCCGCCGGAGGGGGCACAGGAGCAGGTGGTGGCAACAATGGCAAGACTCCTGTGTGCCACCATTGCCACAAGGTCATCCG GGGCCGCTACCTGGTTGCGCTGGGCCATGCATACCACCCCGAGGAATTTGTGTGCAGCCAGTGTGGGAAGGTCCTGGAAGAGGGCGGTTTCTTTGAGGAGAAGGGTGCCATCTTCTGCCCACCCTGCTATGATGTGCGCTATGCACCCAGCTGTGCCAAGTGCAAGAAGAAGATCACAGGC GAGATCATGCACGCCCTAAAGATGACCTGGCACGTGCACTGTTTCACCTGCGCGGCCTGCAAGACGCCCATTCGGAACAGGGCCTTCTACATGGAGGAAGGCGCACCCTACTGCGAGCGAG ACTATGAGAAGATGTTTGGCACGAAATGCCGGGGCTGCGACTTCAAGATCGACGCAGGGGACCGCTTCCTGGAGGCGCTGGGCTTCAGCTGGCACGACACTTGCTTCGTGTGTGCG ATATGCCAGATCAACCTGGAAGGAAAGACTTTCTACTCCAAGAAGGACAAGCCCCTCTGCAAGAGCCACGCCTTCTCCCACGTGTGA
- the PDLIM7 gene encoding PDZ and LIM domain protein 7 isoform X14 — translation MGRMQGASHTLKPRTRFVPAGNASAWVSAGPSWLRANHRRQPLRPLVPDASKQRLMEDTEDWRPRPGTGQSRSFRILAHLTGTEFMQDPDEEHLKKSRALNGRSCSQVPRTEVPAPASATPQEPWPAPAGPTTPSPTSRPPWAVDPAFAERYAPDKTSTVLTRHSQPATPTPLQNRTSIVQAAAGGGTGAGGGNNGKTPVCHHCHKVIRGRYLVALGHAYHPEEFVCSQCGKVLEEGGFFEEKGAIFCPPCYDVRYAPSCAKCKKKITGEIMHALKMTWHVHCFTCAACKTPIRNRAFYMEEGAPYCERDYEKMFGTKCRGCDFKIDAGDRFLEALGFSWHDTCFVCAICQINLEGKTFYSKKDKPLCKSHAFSHV, via the exons ATGGGGAGAATGCAGGGGGCCTCACACACATTGAAGCCCAGAACAAGATTCGTGCCTGCGGGGAACGCCTCAGCCTGGGTCTCAGCAG ggcCCAGCTGGCTCAGAGCAAACCACAGAAG ACAGCCGCTCCGGCCGCTGGTCCCAGACGCCAGCAAGCAGCGGCTGATGGAGGACACGGAGGACTGGCGGCCTCGGCCCGGGACAGGCCAGTCCCGTTCCTTCCGCATCCTTGCCCACCTCACGGGCACCGAGTTCA TGCAAGACCCGGATGAGGAGCACCTGAAGAAATCAAG GGCCTTGAATGGCAGATCTtgcagccaggtgcccaggacagaagtcccagccccagcctcagctaCACCCCAGGAACCCTGGCCTG CCCCGGCAGGCCctaccacccccagccccactaGCCGCCCACCCTGGGCTGTGGACCCCGCATTTGCTGAGCGCTACGCCCCGGACAAGACCAGCACAGTGCTGACCCggcacagccagccagccacgCCCACGCCTCTGCAGAACCGCACCTCCATCGTGCAGGCAGCCGCCGGAGGGGGCACAGGAGCAGGTGGTGGCAACAATGGCAAGACTCCTGTGTGCCACCATTGCCACAAGGTCATCCG GGGCCGCTACCTGGTTGCGCTGGGCCATGCATACCACCCCGAGGAATTTGTGTGCAGCCAGTGTGGGAAGGTCCTGGAAGAGGGCGGTTTCTTTGAGGAGAAGGGTGCCATCTTCTGCCCACCCTGCTATGATGTGCGCTATGCACCCAGCTGTGCCAAGTGCAAGAAGAAGATCACAGGC GAGATCATGCACGCCCTAAAGATGACCTGGCACGTGCACTGTTTCACCTGCGCGGCCTGCAAGACGCCCATTCGGAACAGGGCCTTCTACATGGAGGAAGGCGCACCCTACTGCGAGCGAG ACTATGAGAAGATGTTTGGCACGAAATGCCGGGGCTGCGACTTCAAGATCGACGCAGGGGACCGCTTCCTGGAGGCGCTGGGCTTCAGCTGGCACGACACTTGCTTCGTGTGTGCG ATATGCCAGATCAACCTGGAAGGAAAGACTTTCTACTCCAAGAAGGACAAGCCCCTCTGCAAGAGCCACGCCTTCTCCCACGTGTGA
- the PDLIM7 gene encoding PDZ and LIM domain protein 7 isoform X15, with protein MESFKVVLEGPAPWGFRLQGGKDFNVPLSISRLTPGGKAAQAGVAVGDWVLSIDGENAGGLTHIEAQNKIRACGERLSLGLSRAQLAQSKPQKALAPAADPPRYTFAPSASLNKTARPFGAPLPADSALQQNGQPLRPLVPDASKQRLMEDTEDWRPRPGTGQSRSFRILAHLTGTEFMQDPDEEHLKKSREKYVLELQSPRYTRLRDWHHQRSAHVLNVQS; from the exons ATGGAGTCCTTCAAGGTGGTGCTGGAGGGGCCGGCACCTTGGGGCTTTCGGCTGCAGGGAGGCAAGGACTTCAATGTGCCCCTCTCCATCTCCAGG CTCACTCCTGGAGGCAAAGCTGCACAGGCAGGCGTGGCTGTGGGTGACTGGGTGCTGAGCATCGATGGGGAGAATGCAGGGGGCCTCACACACATTGAAGCCCAGAACAAGATTCGTGCCTGCGGGGAACGCCTCAGCCTGGGTCTCAGCAG ggcCCAGCTGGCTCAGAGCAAACCACAGAAG GCCCTGGCCCCTGCCGCGGACCCCCCGCGGTACACCTTTGCACCCAGCGCCTCCCTCAACAAGACGGCCCGGCCCTTCGGGGCGCCCCTGCCCGCTGACAGCGCCCTGCAGCAGAATGG ACAGCCGCTCCGGCCGCTGGTCCCAGACGCCAGCAAGCAGCGGCTGATGGAGGACACGGAGGACTGGCGGCCTCGGCCCGGGACAGGCCAGTCCCGTTCCTTCCGCATCCTTGCCCACCTCACGGGCACCGAGTTCA TGCAAGACCCGGATGAGGAGCACCTGAAGAAATCAAG ggAAAAGTATGTCCTGGAGTTGCAGAGCCCACGCTACACCCGCCTCCGGGACTGGCACCACCAGCGCTCTGCCCACGTGCTCAACGTGCAGTCGTAG
- the PDLIM7 gene encoding PDZ and LIM domain protein 7 isoform X11: MESFKVVLEGPAPWGFRLQGGKDFNVPLSISRLTPGGKAAQAGVAVGDWVLSIDGENAGGLTHIEAQNKIRACGERLSLGLSRQPLRPLVPDASKQRLMEDTEDWRPRPGTGQSRSFRILAHLTGTEFMQDPDEEHLKKSRSCSQVPRTEVPAPASATPQEPWPAPAGPTTPSPTSRPPWAVDPAFAERYAPDKTSTVLTRHSQPATPTPLQNRTSIVQAAAGGGTGAGGGNNGKTPVCHHCHKVIRGRYLVALGHAYHPEEFVCSQCGKVLEEGGFFEEKGAIFCPPCYDVRYAPSCAKCKKKITGEIMHALKMTWHVHCFTCAACKTPIRNRAFYMEEGAPYCERDYEKMFGTKCRGCDFKIDAGDRFLEALGFSWHDTCFVCAICQINLEGKTFYSKKDKPLCKSHAFSHV; the protein is encoded by the exons ATGGAGTCCTTCAAGGTGGTGCTGGAGGGGCCGGCACCTTGGGGCTTTCGGCTGCAGGGAGGCAAGGACTTCAATGTGCCCCTCTCCATCTCCAGG CTCACTCCTGGAGGCAAAGCTGCACAGGCAGGCGTGGCTGTGGGTGACTGGGTGCTGAGCATCGATGGGGAGAATGCAGGGGGCCTCACACACATTGAAGCCCAGAACAAGATTCGTGCCTGCGGGGAACGCCTCAGCCTGGGTCTCAGCAG ACAGCCGCTCCGGCCGCTGGTCCCAGACGCCAGCAAGCAGCGGCTGATGGAGGACACGGAGGACTGGCGGCCTCGGCCCGGGACAGGCCAGTCCCGTTCCTTCCGCATCCTTGCCCACCTCACGGGCACCGAGTTCA TGCAAGACCCGGATGAGGAGCACCTGAAGAAATCAAG ATCTtgcagccaggtgcccaggacagaagtcccagccccagcctcagctaCACCCCAGGAACCCTGGCCTG CCCCGGCAGGCCctaccacccccagccccactaGCCGCCCACCCTGGGCTGTGGACCCCGCATTTGCTGAGCGCTACGCCCCGGACAAGACCAGCACAGTGCTGACCCggcacagccagccagccacgCCCACGCCTCTGCAGAACCGCACCTCCATCGTGCAGGCAGCCGCCGGAGGGGGCACAGGAGCAGGTGGTGGCAACAATGGCAAGACTCCTGTGTGCCACCATTGCCACAAGGTCATCCG GGGCCGCTACCTGGTTGCGCTGGGCCATGCATACCACCCCGAGGAATTTGTGTGCAGCCAGTGTGGGAAGGTCCTGGAAGAGGGCGGTTTCTTTGAGGAGAAGGGTGCCATCTTCTGCCCACCCTGCTATGATGTGCGCTATGCACCCAGCTGTGCCAAGTGCAAGAAGAAGATCACAGGC GAGATCATGCACGCCCTAAAGATGACCTGGCACGTGCACTGTTTCACCTGCGCGGCCTGCAAGACGCCCATTCGGAACAGGGCCTTCTACATGGAGGAAGGCGCACCCTACTGCGAGCGAG ACTATGAGAAGATGTTTGGCACGAAATGCCGGGGCTGCGACTTCAAGATCGACGCAGGGGACCGCTTCCTGGAGGCGCTGGGCTTCAGCTGGCACGACACTTGCTTCGTGTGTGCG ATATGCCAGATCAACCTGGAAGGAAAGACTTTCTACTCCAAGAAGGACAAGCCCCTCTGCAAGAGCCACGCCTTCTCCCACGTGTGA
- the PDLIM7 gene encoding PDZ and LIM domain protein 7 isoform X2 produces MESFKVVLEGPAPWGFRLQGGKDFNVPLSISRLTPGGKAAQAGVAVGDWVLSIDGENAGGLTHIEAQNKIRACGERLSLGLSRAQLAQSKPQKALAPAADPPRYTFAPSASLNKTARPFGAPLPADSALQQNGCRPLTSQQPLRPLVPDASKQRLMEDTEDWRPRPGTGQSRSFRILAHLTGTEFMQDPDEEHLKKSRSCSQVPRTEVPAPASATPQEPWPAPAGPTTPSPTSRPPWAVDPAFAERYAPDKTSTVLTRHSQPATPTPLQNRTSIVQAAAGGGTGAGGGNNGKTPVCHHCHKVIRGRYLVALGHAYHPEEFVCSQCGKVLEEGGFFEEKGAIFCPPCYDVRYAPSCAKCKKKITGEIMHALKMTWHVHCFTCAACKTPIRNRAFYMEEGAPYCERDYEKMFGTKCRGCDFKIDAGDRFLEALGFSWHDTCFVCAICQINLEGKTFYSKKDKPLCKSHAFSHV; encoded by the exons ATGGAGTCCTTCAAGGTGGTGCTGGAGGGGCCGGCACCTTGGGGCTTTCGGCTGCAGGGAGGCAAGGACTTCAATGTGCCCCTCTCCATCTCCAGG CTCACTCCTGGAGGCAAAGCTGCACAGGCAGGCGTGGCTGTGGGTGACTGGGTGCTGAGCATCGATGGGGAGAATGCAGGGGGCCTCACACACATTGAAGCCCAGAACAAGATTCGTGCCTGCGGGGAACGCCTCAGCCTGGGTCTCAGCAG ggcCCAGCTGGCTCAGAGCAAACCACAGAAG GCCCTGGCCCCTGCCGCGGACCCCCCGCGGTACACCTTTGCACCCAGCGCCTCCCTCAACAAGACGGCCCGGCCCTTCGGGGCGCCCCTGCCCGCTGACAGCGCCCTGCAGCAGAATGG GTGCAGACCCCTGACAAGTCA ACAGCCGCTCCGGCCGCTGGTCCCAGACGCCAGCAAGCAGCGGCTGATGGAGGACACGGAGGACTGGCGGCCTCGGCCCGGGACAGGCCAGTCCCGTTCCTTCCGCATCCTTGCCCACCTCACGGGCACCGAGTTCA TGCAAGACCCGGATGAGGAGCACCTGAAGAAATCAAG ATCTtgcagccaggtgcccaggacagaagtcccagccccagcctcagctaCACCCCAGGAACCCTGGCCTG CCCCGGCAGGCCctaccacccccagccccactaGCCGCCCACCCTGGGCTGTGGACCCCGCATTTGCTGAGCGCTACGCCCCGGACAAGACCAGCACAGTGCTGACCCggcacagccagccagccacgCCCACGCCTCTGCAGAACCGCACCTCCATCGTGCAGGCAGCCGCCGGAGGGGGCACAGGAGCAGGTGGTGGCAACAATGGCAAGACTCCTGTGTGCCACCATTGCCACAAGGTCATCCG GGGCCGCTACCTGGTTGCGCTGGGCCATGCATACCACCCCGAGGAATTTGTGTGCAGCCAGTGTGGGAAGGTCCTGGAAGAGGGCGGTTTCTTTGAGGAGAAGGGTGCCATCTTCTGCCCACCCTGCTATGATGTGCGCTATGCACCCAGCTGTGCCAAGTGCAAGAAGAAGATCACAGGC GAGATCATGCACGCCCTAAAGATGACCTGGCACGTGCACTGTTTCACCTGCGCGGCCTGCAAGACGCCCATTCGGAACAGGGCCTTCTACATGGAGGAAGGCGCACCCTACTGCGAGCGAG ACTATGAGAAGATGTTTGGCACGAAATGCCGGGGCTGCGACTTCAAGATCGACGCAGGGGACCGCTTCCTGGAGGCGCTGGGCTTCAGCTGGCACGACACTTGCTTCGTGTGTGCG ATATGCCAGATCAACCTGGAAGGAAAGACTTTCTACTCCAAGAAGGACAAGCCCCTCTGCAAGAGCCACGCCTTCTCCCACGTGTGA
- the PDLIM7 gene encoding PDZ and LIM domain protein 7 isoform X9, with the protein MESFKVVLEGPAPWGFRLQGGKDFNVPLSISRLTPGGKAAQAGVAVGDWVLSIDGENAGGLTHIEAQNKIRACGERLSLGLSRAQLAQSKPQKALAPAADPPRYTFAPSASLNKTARPFGAPLPADSALQQNGCRPLTSQQPLRPLVPDASKQRLMEDTEDWRPRPGTGQSRSFRILAHLTGTEFMQDPDEEHLKKSRALNGRSCSQVPRTEVPAPASATPQEPWPAPAGPTTPSPTSRPPWAVDPAFAERYAPDKTSTVLTRHSQPATPTPLQNRTSIVQAAAGGGTGAGGGNNGKTPVCHHCHKVIRGRYLVALGHAYHPEEFVCSQCGKVLEEGGFFEEKGAIFCPPCYDVRYAPSCAKCKKKITGLWRGGAKLPGDCSVLLGDHARPKDDLARALFHLRGLQDAHSEQGLLHGGRRTLLRARL; encoded by the exons ATGGAGTCCTTCAAGGTGGTGCTGGAGGGGCCGGCACCTTGGGGCTTTCGGCTGCAGGGAGGCAAGGACTTCAATGTGCCCCTCTCCATCTCCAGG CTCACTCCTGGAGGCAAAGCTGCACAGGCAGGCGTGGCTGTGGGTGACTGGGTGCTGAGCATCGATGGGGAGAATGCAGGGGGCCTCACACACATTGAAGCCCAGAACAAGATTCGTGCCTGCGGGGAACGCCTCAGCCTGGGTCTCAGCAG ggcCCAGCTGGCTCAGAGCAAACCACAGAAG GCCCTGGCCCCTGCCGCGGACCCCCCGCGGTACACCTTTGCACCCAGCGCCTCCCTCAACAAGACGGCCCGGCCCTTCGGGGCGCCCCTGCCCGCTGACAGCGCCCTGCAGCAGAATGG GTGCAGACCCCTGACAAGTCA ACAGCCGCTCCGGCCGCTGGTCCCAGACGCCAGCAAGCAGCGGCTGATGGAGGACACGGAGGACTGGCGGCCTCGGCCCGGGACAGGCCAGTCCCGTTCCTTCCGCATCCTTGCCCACCTCACGGGCACCGAGTTCA TGCAAGACCCGGATGAGGAGCACCTGAAGAAATCAAG GGCCTTGAATGGCAGATCTtgcagccaggtgcccaggacagaagtcccagccccagcctcagctaCACCCCAGGAACCCTGGCCTG CCCCGGCAGGCCctaccacccccagccccactaGCCGCCCACCCTGGGCTGTGGACCCCGCATTTGCTGAGCGCTACGCCCCGGACAAGACCAGCACAGTGCTGACCCggcacagccagccagccacgCCCACGCCTCTGCAGAACCGCACCTCCATCGTGCAGGCAGCCGCCGGAGGGGGCACAGGAGCAGGTGGTGGCAACAATGGCAAGACTCCTGTGTGCCACCATTGCCACAAGGTCATCCG GGGCCGCTACCTGGTTGCGCTGGGCCATGCATACCACCCCGAGGAATTTGTGTGCAGCCAGTGTGGGAAGGTCCTGGAAGAGGGCGGTTTCTTTGAGGAGAAGGGTGCCATCTTCTGCCCACCCTGCTATGATGTGCGCTATGCACCCAGCTGTGCCAAGTGCAAGAAGAAGATCACAGGC CTCTGGAGAGGAGGGGCCAAGCTGCCCGGTGACTGTAGCGTCCTCCTAGGAGATCATGCACGCCCTAAAGATGACCTGGCACGTGCACTGTTTCACCTGCGCGGCCTGCAAGACGCCCATTCGGAACAGGGCCTTCTACATGGAGGAAGGCGCACCCTACTGCGAGCGAG ACTATGA
- the PDLIM7 gene encoding PDZ and LIM domain protein 7 isoform X10 yields the protein MESFKVVLEGPAPWGFRLQGGKDFNVPLSISRLTPGGKAAQAGVAVGDWVLSIDGENAGGLTHIEAQNKIRACGERLSLGLSRQPLRPLVPDASKQRLMEDTEDWRPRPGTGQSRSFRILAHLTGTEFMQDPDEEHLKKSRALNGRSCSQVPRTEVPAPASATPQEPWPAPAGPTTPSPTSRPPWAVDPAFAERYAPDKTSTVLTRHSQPATPTPLQNRTSIVQAAAGGGTGAGGGNNGKTPVCHHCHKVIRGRYLVALGHAYHPEEFVCSQCGKVLEEGGFFEEKGAIFCPPCYDVRYAPSCAKCKKKITGEIMHALKMTWHVHCFTCAACKTPIRNRAFYMEEGAPYCERDYEKMFGTKCRGCDFKIDAGDRFLEALGFSWHDTCFVCAICQINLEGKTFYSKKDKPLCKSHAFSHV from the exons ATGGAGTCCTTCAAGGTGGTGCTGGAGGGGCCGGCACCTTGGGGCTTTCGGCTGCAGGGAGGCAAGGACTTCAATGTGCCCCTCTCCATCTCCAGG CTCACTCCTGGAGGCAAAGCTGCACAGGCAGGCGTGGCTGTGGGTGACTGGGTGCTGAGCATCGATGGGGAGAATGCAGGGGGCCTCACACACATTGAAGCCCAGAACAAGATTCGTGCCTGCGGGGAACGCCTCAGCCTGGGTCTCAGCAG ACAGCCGCTCCGGCCGCTGGTCCCAGACGCCAGCAAGCAGCGGCTGATGGAGGACACGGAGGACTGGCGGCCTCGGCCCGGGACAGGCCAGTCCCGTTCCTTCCGCATCCTTGCCCACCTCACGGGCACCGAGTTCA TGCAAGACCCGGATGAGGAGCACCTGAAGAAATCAAG GGCCTTGAATGGCAGATCTtgcagccaggtgcccaggacagaagtcccagccccagcctcagctaCACCCCAGGAACCCTGGCCTG CCCCGGCAGGCCctaccacccccagccccactaGCCGCCCACCCTGGGCTGTGGACCCCGCATTTGCTGAGCGCTACGCCCCGGACAAGACCAGCACAGTGCTGACCCggcacagccagccagccacgCCCACGCCTCTGCAGAACCGCACCTCCATCGTGCAGGCAGCCGCCGGAGGGGGCACAGGAGCAGGTGGTGGCAACAATGGCAAGACTCCTGTGTGCCACCATTGCCACAAGGTCATCCG GGGCCGCTACCTGGTTGCGCTGGGCCATGCATACCACCCCGAGGAATTTGTGTGCAGCCAGTGTGGGAAGGTCCTGGAAGAGGGCGGTTTCTTTGAGGAGAAGGGTGCCATCTTCTGCCCACCCTGCTATGATGTGCGCTATGCACCCAGCTGTGCCAAGTGCAAGAAGAAGATCACAGGC GAGATCATGCACGCCCTAAAGATGACCTGGCACGTGCACTGTTTCACCTGCGCGGCCTGCAAGACGCCCATTCGGAACAGGGCCTTCTACATGGAGGAAGGCGCACCCTACTGCGAGCGAG ACTATGAGAAGATGTTTGGCACGAAATGCCGGGGCTGCGACTTCAAGATCGACGCAGGGGACCGCTTCCTGGAGGCGCTGGGCTTCAGCTGGCACGACACTTGCTTCGTGTGTGCG ATATGCCAGATCAACCTGGAAGGAAAGACTTTCTACTCCAAGAAGGACAAGCCCCTCTGCAAGAGCCACGCCTTCTCCCACGTGTGA